In a single window of the Streptomyces sp. CGMCC 4.7035 genome:
- a CDS encoding cytochrome P450 — MPSDPAGQPPHINLVDPGLYSHGDPFVQWRWLRANDPVHRHTPTDYPPFWALTRYEDVKTVFRDAETFSSAQGILLRPSGHGADPGGGRTLALTDPPRHRQLRGLVDDWFTVRSVRAIEEKMREVAGSVLDLAVKREHCDFVEDIAARIPLYMICSMMGVPEPDWERLFTLSRQAFGAGDPMTRRFAHLEIMGYFEDLAAVKAANPADDLVSVLVAGEIEGKRISRDEVILNCDNLFVGGAENTRMAAAGGMLAFLEHPEQWALLVEDPALLPTAVEEVLRWTSTPTHIMRTASRPAEIHGRRIEAGDLVTLWIPSANRDEEVFADPERFDVRRQPNRHLSLGFGEHFCVGSMLARVEIRLLYQELIERSIGIELDGEPVRLDSIVVNGLERLPVKLVPGRS, encoded by the coding sequence ATGCCTAGCGACCCTGCCGGTCAGCCTCCCCACATCAACCTCGTCGATCCAGGGCTCTACTCCCACGGCGATCCCTTCGTGCAATGGCGATGGCTCCGGGCGAACGACCCCGTGCATCGCCACACACCCACGGACTACCCACCCTTCTGGGCTCTGACGAGATACGAGGACGTCAAGACCGTCTTCCGTGATGCCGAGACCTTCAGCTCCGCCCAGGGGATCCTCCTGCGGCCCTCGGGTCATGGAGCCGACCCAGGAGGCGGTCGCACCCTGGCGCTCACCGACCCGCCGCGCCACCGCCAACTGCGGGGGCTGGTCGACGACTGGTTCACGGTCCGTTCGGTGCGGGCCATCGAGGAGAAGATGCGGGAGGTCGCCGGCAGCGTCCTCGACCTCGCCGTGAAGCGCGAACACTGCGATTTCGTGGAGGACATCGCCGCACGGATCCCGCTCTACATGATCTGCAGCATGATGGGGGTCCCGGAACCCGACTGGGAGAGGCTGTTCACGTTGAGCCGCCAGGCTTTCGGGGCCGGAGACCCGATGACCCGGCGGTTCGCCCACCTGGAGATCATGGGGTACTTCGAGGATCTCGCCGCGGTCAAGGCGGCGAACCCGGCTGACGACCTGGTGAGCGTGCTCGTGGCCGGCGAGATCGAGGGCAAGCGGATCAGCCGGGACGAGGTCATCCTCAACTGCGACAACCTCTTTGTGGGCGGGGCCGAGAACACCCGTATGGCGGCGGCCGGTGGCATGCTCGCGTTCCTCGAACATCCGGAACAGTGGGCGCTGCTCGTCGAGGATCCGGCCCTCCTGCCGACCGCTGTCGAAGAGGTTCTGCGCTGGACGTCCACTCCGACGCACATCATGCGTACCGCGTCGCGCCCCGCCGAGATCCACGGTAGGCGCATCGAGGCCGGCGATCTGGTCACCCTCTGGATACCTTCGGCGAACCGTGATGAGGAAGTGTTCGCGGATCCCGAACGGTTCGATGTGCGCCGGCAGCCCAACCGGCACCTGTCACTGGGCTTCGGCGAGCACTTCTGCGTGGGAAGCATGCTGGCCCGGGTCGAGATCCGGCTCCTGTATCAGGAGCTCATCGAGCGATCCATCGGTATCGAGCTCGACGGCGAACCGGTCCGGCTTGACTCCATCGTGGTGAACGGCTTGGAGCGTCTGCCGGTGAAGCTGGTGCCGGGCCGTTCGTAG
- a CDS encoding cell cycle transcriptional regulator TrcR: MKVHADLIPPECSASIPEQPRTARQSERRTTTVPVSLLQLAESPRLEGQNAEHVARLAEIDGPLPPILVDRQSMQVIDGTHRLMAAVLKGRDTIEVEFFDGPSADVFLHAVKANVTHGFPLSQADRQKAAARIVRSHPHLSDRAIAEVAGLGARTIARIRQRSESEIPRADVRVGRDGKSRPVDSDERRRRVAELLAQSPEASIRKVAREAGVSPATASDVRKRLERGELPTRAASSRTQRASRTPSVSALAVVQKLLRDPALRHTETGRSLLHLLRHSANESQRWSDLTAGVPPHCAAMVGQLAAEYAEMWSQLAARMAERTV, encoded by the coding sequence GTGAAGGTCCACGCCGACCTCATACCGCCCGAATGCAGCGCCAGCATCCCAGAACAACCTCGGACGGCCCGGCAGTCCGAGCGTCGCACCACGACCGTGCCGGTGTCCCTGCTCCAGCTGGCGGAATCGCCACGGCTGGAGGGCCAGAACGCGGAGCACGTCGCCCGCCTGGCGGAGATCGACGGACCGCTTCCCCCCATTCTCGTGGACCGGCAGAGCATGCAGGTCATCGACGGGACGCACCGCCTCATGGCGGCTGTGCTCAAAGGGCGCGACACCATTGAGGTGGAGTTCTTCGACGGGCCGTCGGCTGACGTCTTCCTGCACGCCGTCAAAGCCAATGTGACGCACGGGTTCCCGCTCTCGCAGGCGGACCGACAGAAGGCCGCAGCACGGATCGTCCGATCCCATCCTCATCTCTCCGACCGAGCGATCGCCGAGGTCGCAGGGCTGGGTGCCAGGACCATCGCCAGAATCAGGCAACGCAGCGAGTCCGAGATACCGAGGGCCGACGTCAGAGTCGGCCGCGACGGCAAGAGCAGGCCCGTCGACAGCGACGAGCGCCGCCGGAGAGTCGCCGAACTTCTGGCCCAGTCCCCCGAGGCCTCGATCCGCAAGGTGGCCAGGGAGGCCGGAGTGTCGCCGGCAACGGCGAGCGACGTCCGCAAGCGGCTTGAGCGCGGCGAGCTGCCGACGAGGGCCGCGTCGAGCAGAACCCAGCGCGCATCCCGGACCCCTTCGGTCTCCGCCCTCGCGGTGGTGCAGAAGCTGTTGCGCGATCCGGCCCTGCGCCATACGGAGACGGGTCGATCGCTCCTCCATCTCCTACGGCACAGCGCGAACGAGTCCCAGCGCTGGTCCGATCTCACTGCCGGAGTGCCCCCCCACTGCGCGGCTATGGTCGGGCAATTGGCGGCGGAATACGCGGAGATGTGGTCTCAGCTCGCCGCCAGGATGGCAGAGCGTACGGTGTGA
- a CDS encoding ABC transporter ATP-binding protein, whose translation MARTGGPTAGPVRMRMDESVTRQRIRPGTVRRIIPFVLQRRWAVAALLAVTAVDATIAASSPLLLKMLIDDGIGHHRVGTVVALSSAMAGLAIVNAVAGYLQAWFSGRVGHGLVCDLRTKVFDHLQRQPMAFFTRAQTGSLISRLNGDVIGTQQAVTTLLSQSLSILLTLVLVLASLFYLSWQLTLLSLLLIPLFLVPGRFVGSRLQRIAREGMQVDAEIGSLMSERFNVGGALLSKLYGRPEEESRAFASRASRMRDLAVLGGVYGRLLGIVASLIVALATAIVYGIGGTLVVHGTLQVGTLVAVFALLSRLFGPVQQLNSIQIDVVTTLVSFDRVFEVLDLEPLVVERPGARALPAAAAGEPAPDIEFTDVHFRYPSATEVSLRSLESIQSHVPERADGTTVLHGLSFHAPAGKMTALVGPSGAGKTTITQLIPRLYDPVAGTVRIGGHDVRDLTLRSLHETIGVVTQDAHLFHDSLRANMAFARPEATEEEMIEACRAARIWDTIAALPNGLDTVVGDRGHRMSGGEKQRIALARLLLKSPPVVVLDEATAHLDSESEAAIQRALEATLVGRTSLVIAHRLSTVRNADQILVIDAGRVRERGTHDELLAADGLYAELYRTQFATQHPGDPGIDPTVRASKVG comes from the coding sequence ATGGCCAGGACGGGCGGCCCGACCGCGGGCCCCGTGCGCATGCGAATGGACGAATCGGTCACCCGCCAGCGGATCCGTCCAGGAACCGTACGGCGGATCATCCCCTTCGTTCTCCAGCGCCGCTGGGCGGTGGCGGCCCTGCTGGCGGTCACGGCCGTGGACGCGACGATCGCCGCGTCGAGTCCGCTGCTGCTCAAAATGCTCATCGACGACGGGATCGGCCACCATCGGGTGGGAACCGTGGTCGCCCTGTCATCGGCGATGGCGGGTCTCGCCATCGTCAACGCCGTGGCCGGCTATCTCCAGGCATGGTTCTCCGGCCGGGTGGGCCACGGCCTGGTCTGCGACCTGCGCACGAAGGTCTTCGACCACCTTCAGCGCCAGCCGATGGCGTTCTTCACCCGCGCCCAGACCGGCTCCCTGATCAGCAGGCTCAACGGCGACGTGATCGGGACCCAGCAGGCGGTGACGACGCTCCTGTCCCAGTCGCTGTCCATCCTCCTCACTCTGGTCCTCGTTCTCGCCTCGTTGTTCTACCTGTCCTGGCAGCTCACGCTCCTGTCCCTGCTGCTGATCCCGCTCTTCCTGGTGCCTGGCCGGTTCGTGGGTTCGCGACTGCAGCGGATCGCCCGGGAAGGTATGCAGGTCGACGCCGAGATCGGCTCCTTGATGAGCGAGCGCTTCAACGTCGGCGGCGCGCTGCTCAGCAAGCTCTACGGCCGGCCGGAGGAGGAATCACGAGCCTTCGCGAGCCGTGCGAGCCGGATGCGGGACCTCGCCGTCCTCGGTGGCGTGTACGGACGGCTGCTCGGAATCGTCGCCTCGCTGATCGTCGCTCTGGCGACAGCGATCGTGTACGGCATCGGCGGCACCCTTGTCGTCCACGGCACACTCCAGGTGGGCACGCTCGTGGCGGTGTTCGCACTCCTGTCGCGCCTCTTCGGCCCCGTTCAGCAGCTGAACTCGATCCAGATCGACGTCGTGACCACCCTGGTGAGCTTCGACCGGGTCTTCGAGGTGCTGGACCTGGAGCCGCTCGTCGTCGAGCGCCCGGGTGCCCGCGCGCTGCCCGCCGCCGCTGCCGGTGAACCGGCCCCGGACATCGAGTTCACCGACGTGCACTTCCGCTATCCAAGCGCGACCGAGGTTTCGCTTCGCTCCCTGGAAAGCATCCAGTCGCACGTCCCGGAACGCGCCGACGGCACGACGGTCCTGCACGGCCTGAGCTTCCACGCCCCGGCGGGGAAGATGACGGCGCTGGTGGGCCCCTCCGGCGCCGGGAAGACCACCATCACCCAGCTGATCCCCCGGCTCTACGACCCCGTGGCGGGAACGGTGCGGATCGGCGGGCATGACGTCCGGGACCTGACACTGCGGTCGCTGCACGAGACCATCGGGGTCGTCACCCAGGACGCCCACCTGTTCCACGACTCGCTCAGGGCCAACATGGCGTTCGCCCGCCCCGAGGCGACGGAAGAGGAGATGATCGAGGCCTGCCGGGCCGCACGGATCTGGGACACCATCGCCGCGCTGCCCAACGGACTCGACACCGTCGTCGGTGATCGCGGCCACCGCATGTCGGGCGGAGAGAAGCAGAGGATCGCGCTCGCCCGGCTGCTCCTGAAGTCTCCTCCGGTCGTCGTCCTCGACGAGGCGACCGCGCACCTGGACTCCGAATCGGAGGCGGCCATCCAGCGAGCGCTGGAGGCCACTCTGGTCGGTCGGACGTCCCTGGTGATCGCCCACCGCCTCTCCACAGTCCGCAACGCGGACCAGATACTCGTCATCGACGCCGGACGGGTCCGCGAGCGCGGGACCCACGACGAACTCCTCGCCGCCGACGGGCTCTACGCGGAGCTGTACCGGACGCAGTTCGCGACCCAGCACCCGGGCGACCCGGGTATCGACCCGACGGTGCGGGCGTCGAAGGTGGGCTGA